From a single Phalacrocorax carbo chromosome 10, bPhaCar2.1, whole genome shotgun sequence genomic region:
- the ANKS4B gene encoding ankyrin repeat and SAM domain-containing protein 4B yields MSSRYHKAAADGNLGLLKEATRKDLNTSDEAGMTPTLLAAYHGYLEALEVICRRGGDPDKCDIWGNTPLHHAACNGHIHCVSFLINFGANIFALDNDLRTPLEAAASRDRTECVQILDQAATEQNMLNPKKVSKLKAQAQRNVEKQIKECEKRQEKHQHEMNRNYIKEKVGTVNSSRGTHSRVKLPSLFASNTTNPFSKNLKDTFKLKAKKTTDITRSQETQSNDQENGTGRRTVMHLFNEKEEDELLNELGDKNFSDNDSQVSIFKRPGLGKIVFGRHLAADVNPGTVSSEKEGISFKMSSELFQYENAENSREGDVENGDDIPWHEEEVIWDDNNEAENTPLEVFLASQMLDEFLPVLMREKIDLDALMLCSDEDLQNIQMELGPRKKVLNAMNKRKQALKNPGKTIDTCL; encoded by the exons ATGTCCAGCAGGTatcacaaagcagcagctgacGGCAATCTGGGCCTCTTGAAAGAAGCCACTAGGAAAGACCTCAATACTTCAGATGAAGCTGGGATGACGCCCACCCTTCTGGCAGCATACCATGGATATCTAGAAGCTCTGGAAGTCATATGTCGGAGGGG aggTGATCCAGACAAGTGTGACATCTGGGGAAACACTCCTCTCCACCACGCCGCTTGCAATGGTCACATccattgtgtttcttttttgatcAACTTCGGTGCCAATATATTTGCTTTAGACAATGACCTCCGCACTCCTCTGGAGGCGGCTGCCAGCAGAGACCGCACTGAATGTGTCCAAATCCTGGACCAAGCTGCCACCGAGCAGAATATGCTGAACCCAAAGAAGGTCTCCAAACTCAAAGCACAGGCCCAGAGGAATGTGGAGAAACAAATCAAGGAATGTGAGAAGCGCCAAGAGAAACACCAGCATGAAATGAACCGGAATTATATCAAAGAAAAGGTTGGCACAGTAAATTCTTCCAGAGGGACACACTCCAGAGTAAAGTTGCCTAGTCTCTTTGCTTCAAATACAACAAATCCTTTCTCCAAAAATCTGAAAGATACCTTCAAACTGAAGGCAAAAAAGACAACTGACATCACAAGAAGCCAGGAAACACAAAGCAATGACCAAGAGAATGGTACGGGTAGGAGAACTGTGATGCATTTGTTCAATGAGAAAGAGGAGGATGAATTACTGAATGAACTCGGAGACAAAAACTTTTCTGATAATGACAGTCAGGTCTCCATTTTTAAGCGGCCAGGTCTTGGCAAGATTGTATTTGGAAGGCATTTGGCTGCGGATGTAAATCCTGGAACTGTGTCTTCTGAGAAAGAAGGAATAAGCTTTAAAATGTCCAGTGAGCTCTTTCAGTATGAAAATGCTGAGAACAGCAGGGAAGGTGATGTTGAAAATGGTGATGATATCCCTTGgcatgaggaagaagtcattTGGGATGACAACAACGAAGCAGAAAACACGCCTCTTGAGGTATTTCTGGCATCACAGATGCTGGATGAGTTTCTTCCAGTCTTAATGAGGGAAAAAATTGATTTAGATGCCCTGATGCTATGTTCTGATGAAGATCTACAGAACATTCAGATGGAGCTTGGcccaagaaaaaaagtactgaatgccatgaataaaagaaaacaagcactCAAGAACCCTGGAAAGACTATAGATACTTGCTTATAA
- the ZP2 gene encoding zona pellucida sperm-binding protein 2: MRLLWLLLFGFLLPLAPCADGLGDQDLLESVTCHRDGMEVEFSRELGNYSWHVCVVDVSGEEIVSCDHTVDYERLLLSVLFANCTSLEHGKHQLRLRLMVNDTMGEENVTYSTHCNTVHADEITTPSFVGATNCTKDFMAVTFPRLIPSLSDEHMVPATPMTWTLSIDDGTRIHQLSLGQAMQQGYNFLADGHNLIFQVAFTATGVVSYKYNDKVLYTVAVRLTYGPPEHRLTVESRMLCAPGPATCNATHMTVALPAFPGILMAVSVEDKTIPMDQLQENGIAVDTQRGVKMHINRGVLKSRLHGESCSGLQSYMTSLKLSFYFHGETVTMVMHPECPCDQHVPIAAVCTQDGYMDFEILAESTIPLLDLDTLRLRDPACRPAFKSPLNDRVWFHVPLNGCGTRYWFDGEKIVYENEVRALWADLPLRRISRDSELRLTVLCSFRNGDASLTVRVDNLPSLASSVNEGPLSLVLLSYPDNSYRQPYRDDQYPIVRYLRQPIFLEVQVLNRNDPNLHLVLDDCWATASQDPSSLPQWNIVVDGCEYDLDSYRTVFHPVGHGVSYANYRQRLEVKTFVFVSGDKALPGLVYFHCSVLICDRFQPDSPLCMMRCPRQSRSKRESGIPGVNSALVSLWGPVLLVPEGWSATQGSILLSEEAWIVITTTAVSILSLVAITILFSAFLKCLKRRAFLVNVTKQLFVLVTLAIDDKPKNSSLK, translated from the exons ATGAGGCTACT GTGGCTGCTcctgtttggatttttgctgcCATTAGCCCCTTGTGCTGATGGCCTGGGAGATCAGGATCTCTTGG AGAGTGTGACCTGTCACAGGGATGGGATGGAAGTTGAGTTTTCCAGAGAGCTTGGTAACTACTCCTGGCATGTGTGTGTTGTGG ATGTGAGTGGTGAGGAGATAGTGTCCTGTGACCACACTGTGGATTATGAGAGGCTGTTGCTCAGTGTCCTGTTTGCCAACTGCACTAGCCTGGAG CATGGCAAGCACCAGCTAAGGTTGAGGCTGATGGTGAATGACACTATGGGAGAGGAGAATGTAACCTACAGCACTCACTGCAATACTGTTCATGCAGATGAAATCACTACTCCTTCCTTTGTTGGTGCAACAAACTGTACAAAAGACTTCATGGCA GTTACTTTCCCAAGACTCATTCCAAGCCTCAGTGATGAGCATATG GTTCCAGCAACTCCAATGACCTGGACTCTGTCAATTGATGATGGAACCAGAATACATCAGCTGAGCCTTGGGCAAGCCATGCAGCAAGGCTATAATTTTCTAGCTGATGGCCACAATCTGATCTTTCAGGTGGCCTTTACTGCCACTGGAGTTGTTTCCTACAAG TACAATGATAAGGTGCTCTACACTGTGGCAGTCAGGCTCACATATGGCCCTCCTGAACATAGACTGACTGTGGAGTCAAGAATGCTTTGTGCACCAG GTCCAGCAACCTGTAATGCAACACACATGACTGTTGCCCTCCCAGCCTTCCCGGGGATCCTTATGGCTGTGAGTGTAGAGGATAAGACCATCCCCATGGACCAGCTTCAGGAAAATGGGATTGCTGTGGACACACAGAGAGGGGTTAAGATGCATATTAACAGGGGAgtcctgaagtccagg CTACATGGGGAGAGCTGCTCAGGACTTCAGTCCTACATGACTTCTTTGAAACTGTCTTTTTACTTTCATGGGGAGACTGTGACAATGGTGATGCACCCAGAGTGCCCCTGTGACCAGCATGTACCAATAG CTGCTGTATGCACCCAGGATGGGTACATGGATTTTGAAATCCTTGCTGAGAGTACTATACCACTGCTAGACTTGGATACACTTAGACTCAGAGATCCTGCATGCCGGCCAGCCTTTAAGTCACCTTTGAATGACAGAGTTTGGTTTCATGTCCCACTGAATGGATGTGGGACCAGGTATTGG TTTGATGGGGAGAAGATTGTTTATGAGAATGAGGTGAGGGCATTATGGGCAGACCTTCCACTGCGCAGGATCTCAAGAGACAGTGAACTCAG GCTAACAGTCCTGTGCTCCTTCAGGAATGGTGATGCCTCTCTTACTGTAAGGGTAGACAACCTTCCTTCTCTGGCTTCCTCAGTGAATGAAGGTCCCCTCTCCTTAGTTCTTCTAAGCTACCCAG ACAACTCATACAGGCAGCCATACCGTGATGACCAGTACCCAATAGTAAGGTACCTACGGCAGCCCATCTTCCTGGAAGTTCAGGTCCTGAACCGCAATGATCCCAACCTCCATTTGGTATTGGATGACTGCTGGGCAACAGCTTCCCAAGATCCAAGCTCACTTCCCCAGTGGAATATTGTTGTTGATGG GTGTGAGTATGACCTGGACAGCTACAGGACTGTATTTCACCCTGTGGGGCATGGTGTCAGCTATGCTAACTATCGCCAAAGGCTGGAAGTGAAGActtttgtctttgtctctggTGACAAAGCCCTCCCTGGCCTA GTATACTTCCATTGCAGTGTCCTGATCTGTGACCGTTTTCAACCGGATTCCCCTCTGTGTATGATGAGATGCCCCCGGCAATCTAGAAGCAAGCGAG AGAGTGGGATTCCAGGAGTgaactcagcactggtgagctTGTGGGGTCCTGTCCTCCTTGTGCCAGAAGGATGGTCTGCAACTCAAG GGAGCATCCTCTTGAGTGAGGAGGCATGGATTGTCATTACAACGACTGCTGTTAGCATTCTCTCTCTGGTGGCCATAACAATactattttcagcttttcttaaaTGTCTAAAGAGAAGAGCATTCCTGGTAAATGTG ACCAAacagttgtttgttttggtgacTCTAGCCATTGATGATAAACCCAAGAACAGTTCTCTGAAGTAG